Genomic window (Peromyscus eremicus chromosome 12, PerEre_H2_v1, whole genome shotgun sequence):
atccgcctgcctctgcctcccgagtgctgggattaaaggcgtgtgccaccaccgccctcgTCACTGATTCTTAATTCGGGTACAACCAATAAGTTATTATTTTCTATATTCACATATCAGTACTTAGTAGTAAGTTTAACATTCCAAtacagtagaaaaaaaatgtgttcagagTAACCATGAACTTGTGGCATCACAATAATGTTCAAAATGTTTTGGATTTGGGATTTCCAATTAGGGATGCTCAGCTTGTACTATAGTACACATTGAGAAAAAACTTTAAAACCCTTTCCAGTATTCACTTTGATTTGATCCAAATACCCATTTGACTTTTGATGCTATAATAGTATATACAATGTTAATTGGCTAGTAACAGATTATAAAATCGAAATACTAACATTTCTAGACAAATGTAAGACTATCTCCTAGTATAACATTTGTTGACCTGTTCTTATTTAGCTGGGCCTGCAAGTGTAGGTATAATCTTGGCTACTCAGGgaattgaggcaggagaattgtaaattcaaggccaggctggccatCTTAGccaaccctgcctcaaaatataaagtaaagaaAAGGGTGGGGGTGTTCACTGGTAGATTTTTAAATAGCATGTAATAGGTATAGCCTTAGGTTTGGTCTCCAGTGCTGCAGGTCTTGTTTAATATTTTACACTTCATTTCTGACTAAatttataatgtgtttttttttttacactgaaGAGTTAAAgtcttttctttgaaatattttaaaattgaactgcagtagtttttcttttttttgtttgtttgttgttgttttctctgaGATCAGTTTCTATAATATAAAAATGGGTAATATTAAGAGAAGgtagccaggtagtggtgacacacgccttaatcccagcacttgggtggcaagtgcaggcggatctctgagtttgagaccagcctggtctacaaagtgagatccaggacagcgagggctacatggagaaaccctgtctcaaaagacaaaaaagagagagagggtaatgggggtaaaaacatgatacacacacacacacacacacacacacacacacacacaaccatttaATGTAACTAATAAATgggaattaaaaacattttaaaagaataattttactCTTGTCTTAAAGAATTGAGATGTGTTACAGTTACCCTGGTTAGTCATTACAAATAGAGCCATGTACATATCAAAAtaacaaatatcaaaaataaaaatatcaaatatcaaaATAACCTTAACAATTATGGAACCTGGGGAGGTATGCTAATTAATTTGCACATTGCATGACAACATCCCTGACATAAACAGCTTAGGGTTTAGGCTGTCTCACAGTACAGGACAGGGAAGCATGGAACTGGAGTTGGCTGGTCCCACTGCGTTTATGATCAAGAAGCATAGAGATGAATGCTAGTGCTTACCCCTGACTCCCTAGTGCTCCGAGGCTTATCTTCTCAGTAAATCTAGAGCGTGTCAAGTTTACAATCAGTTTACAAGTTTACAATCCCAAGTCGGAGACGTAGGAGAGCCCTTGTCAACCTGACATCCAAACATACAACTTTTAAGCTATGATGTTCTAACTCTTGTCCCATAGGCTGATGGCTGGATCATAATGCAAACTGTATTCAAAACAATTTCAAAAATTCTCAGTTTTTAGCATTTCTAAAACTGTTTAAAAGCATAAGAGCAGAGGCTCTTCTGAGACTCCCTAAGCTGTGAGTCCCTTCCAGTCAAAGCCAAGTTACATAATTTTAATATACAATTGCAGAGTCCACATCCCTTTCccaaagaggagggaggaggcataGCAAGGAAGAGTAGACCAAAGCCTATCCTAAACCCAGCAGGACAGACATCAGGTCTTACACTTGAGGCTCTAAAACAAGAACTTAGGTAGccccatccctccagctctgccacctACAGCACACATAGTGTCTGTCTTGGACCAGCTCCTCAGCAGACATCCCACGATCTTAGGTCTCCTAAATCCTGGGGTCTCTATTGCAACTTCTGCCTCACTTTCATAGACTGCTTCACCCAGTGATCTCAGCAGCCTTTCTGAACCTTGGTGTAAACACTATGCTTTATTCTTACATGGTTCATGTCTGTAAAACTAGTACCATGTACTAGTACCATGTAGGTGATGATGCTAAGCTCTGCTTCCAGTGTAACATGTAGCCTGGTCTGCCTGAACCACCATTCCATGGACCTGTGTGTCTTCTgggctgaccctgaggaaacacttcctagAGGTATTCCTCAAGTGAACCCAGGACCTGTTAATATTAATCATCACATAaggtattttgatttttatttgaaaaatagggTCTCATAGTTTTATCTAAGCTATGTGTTGTTAAGgtagtagtctttttttttttttaataatttttatttgcattggtattttgccagcatgtatgtctgtgtgagggtgtcagatctttggagttacagttgtgagctgccatgtgggtgctgagaattgaacctggttcctctggaagagcagtcagtgatcttaacccctgagccatctctccaacccgtttttttctttctttttccttttttgaggcagagtttctctgtgtagccctggctgtcctagaactcattctgtggaccaggctatcctcgaactcagagatccactggactctgcctcctgagtgctgagattaaaggtatgcaccactacacccagttgTAAATGAACTTTTGAAGTGAACTATCTAGTAAGGTAGGCaggtattttataattaaattcaaTTGTTAAACACTGAATAAAGGCAAATTAAAACAAGTGCAGCAAATCCAGTGGGGCTGAGCAGAGCCACTTTAGAAGGGGTGCTGGATAAGTCTCCAGCTTGCAGTGCATAGCCTTGACATGGCAAGAGTGGAGTCAGTCCAGATTGAGAATTACATACATTCAGAAGAGAGAGTTCTTTCTTATTGGAAGTCATTAGAAGTGCTTGaggttttgttactgttttgcaAGTGGAATATGAAGCCAATGAAAGCTTTTAAGTAGCACCCAGGGTGACACCTGATTTGGGTAAAGCACGAATGAACAGGAAGGGCAATGTTGGCAAAAGTTGAACTCCCACCTACTTTCTTATCTTCAGAATTCTCCTACCTGAATTAGAACTTAATGCATTATTGGGGTAGAGTGGCCTCAAATTctaagtggagacaggagggtcaggagttcagggtcatctacaattacatagcaagttcaaaggcGTATTTAGAACTTTAGATACTGTGATACCACTTATCTAAAAATCTTTAGATATATGTAGTCTATGAGGAAAGTCATCACACCATTCCACAAACAGTTGGGTGTTGTCAGCCTCATCTGTTTTTAACAGAATAtaatctataaaaattaaaatttcatttctgcAGCTTCCTAATCTCTTATTCTATGGGCCACCCGGAACTGGCAAAACATCCACAATTTTGGCAGCAGCTAGAGAACTCTTTGGGTAAGTTGAAAATTGGTTGATGTCTTAGTCACcattctattgatgtgaagagacactatgaccaagacaacaattataaaagaaagcatttaattggggcttgctaacagtttttcagaagtttagttcgttatcatcatggtggaaagcatggcagcacacaggcagacgcaatgctggagaagtagctgagaactacatcctgatctataggcagagatagagagagcctaggcctggcatgggctctctggaaacctcagagcccaccccagtgacacacttcctccaacaaggccacacctcctaattctttgctaatagtgccactctttgaTGACTATGCATTTAAATAAGTGAGACTTTGGGGGCCTTCTTATTCAAACGGCCACAGTTggtcaatttctttttaaagactatgtacaaggggctgaagagatggcttaagGGTTAGGAGAgcttctgatcttccagaggaccagaatttggtttccagcacccacatccagtgaGTCACAAATGCCTGTCACTCTAGCTCCTGGGGATCAGACACCTTTTTCTTGCCTCTGAGGGTATCCGAATACACATGGCATACCCTCACATAGaaacatgcataaataaaaataaatcttagaagaaaaagAGGTTGAAGAGATGACTTAGGGGTTAAGAGggttttctgtccttctggagaACCCAAGTtgagttcccagcaaccatgctgtaactccagcttatCCCATGCCTCtttcctccatgggcacctgcacttgggtgtatgtaaacacacacacacacacacacacacacacacacacacacacactagcacacataattaaaaaaaatttttttttaagatttattgtgtatacagtgttctgcctgcatgtatgcccccaggccagaagagggcaccagatctcattacagatgattgtgagccaccatgtggttgctaggaattaaactcgaactcaggacctcttcacagcaagaccctgtttccaaaaagaaaaagtgcatgtgtgcatttgtctGTAGAGAAAATACTATAGAGAACAATAGTTTTTTGgagcataatttcatttttatttctcagatCTCTATAGTGGCATATATtactttaaatattcattttataactaGCCAggagtgatggcgcacgcctttgatcccagcactcagctctctgtgagttcaaggccagcctagtctacaattcaagttccaggacagccagagctgttacacaaagaaatcctgcctccaaaaacaacaaatgccaggtgtgatggtacatgcttATGAATCCTGTACTAAAAAGTGGAAATAAGAGAACTAACTAGAAGTTTGATCCACCCTGGGCTTTATAGTTCTAATCTAGCCTGGCTATGAGAATCCATCTTTTATGGACAAGAAAGCTTATTTTGTAGTGTTATTGATGACTGCAGTCTCGAAGTTGACAGTGAGAGACACTGAAGGCTTCTGCAACAACCTCTCCCCCGACTCCCATtccaaaaaacaagaaacagtctagacaggaaaTAAATAGCTCTTCATAGTTGTTGGCTTGCAGGCGGTGTCTGGGGCTCACTCCGTTTTTAAggagctggccactgggagtttaaCCATGCTCtaatgagtatatgggcagcaaaATTGGACTTGGTGTATTGTATTTTTTCTACTTTGTGGTCAGGTGGACCTGGAAAGACTGAGAAGCAAATGTGATAGGGTGCATTGTGTGAAATTCCAAAATAATCAATAGAAATatgttgaaaaaaatattttttaaaaagttcacatTTAGGCTTGAGGTATAGGCCCTGAGTCTGATCCCTTGCCACATACAACCTTCATTCATGTTTTAATCCAGTAATTTTCTTTATAGCAAGTTATTGTATGGTGATAATTCAAATGTGCTAAATTATAACATTTAAAACTCAATAGATATTAACAATTGAAGAATAAATTACCTAAGGAATATGTTACTATGGTTTTAATAGAAAGTAGCTTGTTGCACAAAACTGAGAAATTAaatgtttgtatatatttttgttttggcttttttttttttttttaagacagggtctcactctatatagattaggctggccttgaacttaaaagAGATCCCAGatttgcttgcctttgcctcccaaattctggggttaaaggtgctggccaccatgcctggtctctAGGTTTTAGCCAAAATGTTAAATGACTAGCTCTGCAAAGACAGACCGTGTGTGTGGCTGTGCCTCTTCTGTTGTCTTGCTCACTGGGTGGGTTCTAAACTCCGGAGTTAAAAGAGCTGAATTAGCACCTGGGTTACTTAGTGCTGTGTGATGTTTCATAATGCTTTTCATCTTGAAATAGGCCTGAACTCTTTCGATTAAGGGTTCTTGAGTTAAATGCATCTGATGAACGTGGAATACAAGTAGTCCGAGAGAAAGTGAAAAACTTTGCTCAGTTAACTGTGTCAGGAAGTCGTTCAGAGTAAGTAACTTGCACCCCCCTCCAAAATACAGCTCATTATATTTGCTTTAAATGTAGGCTGTGGTTTGAATTTGGCCTCCAGTCAGGCATTTGCTTGGGATAATTGGAAGTTATGAAGGTAAGTCCCCGTGGTATCTTTCTAAGACGACAAACCCTGTTTAACACAATTATTCAGTCTGGCCATGTGATTTTGTTTGTAGTGTTTTGATAAGATCAGATTTCACAATCTTTCCATCTCAGATACCATGTTATAACAACACAGATACATTCTGAGTTGGCAGTGGAAAGTGCTTACACCTAGAGTGATTGGAGAGTGGGAAGTGGAAGGGCAGGCAGCAGCTTAGGTTCCCTGCTCTTGATGCAGCCAGGCCCTGCAAGGTCCTACTGCTACTGCAGACTGGTTCTCCCTCAGCATGTGGCCTTGCTATGAGAGCCTAATCCCTCCCCTGAACTGATGCTGCAGCTGGTTCTGCCACTCCTCCCCAGGGTGGGTAGTAGAGTCCTGGCCCCTTCCTCTCTGTTGTTACATGGAAGGCATTGCTGTCAGCCAGAGCCCTGTGTGGTGGCATTACACCAGTAACAGCCTGGCAGCATGAAGGTTGAGAAGCATTAGAATGGTTCTAGTCATTTCCTGAATAGCATGAAATGATCCTCAACCAACTAAGTGAACAgtaaaagccaaaaacaaaataaagcaaaatcaatgtacagaaaataaaatggaatgttTACAAGTTATGTACCTAGAAAAGGACTatgtccagaatatataaagttttaaaacTCAATGACATCAGTCATCTGTTTGTCCAGGATGCCTATTCTTAACTGTTGCAGGAGTATGAAAGGAAGTTTTAATAACCCTAAAGCATGCGAACAGTAATGTTATATTTGTTAAGTAATCTCTGTTTTATTCTATAAACAATATACGTTTAGAGATGATTCAGAGggaaaagtacttgccatgcaagcctgacaacccgagtttgtTCTCCAGAACCCTTGTAatggtggagagaaccaactccagttACCCTATTCTCTCTACATGAGTGCTGTCGCATGTatgcacctacacatacacattatacacacactgTAATAAGCTGAGTTAAGTTTCCAGGGTACAGGTTACATATACTGAAAGATAAAAGTGGGTGAATTGTGTATTGTATCTCAGCAAAGATACTTGTCAGTGTTCAACTCTTGTGTTTCTGATTTAGTGGGAAGCCATGTCCTCCCTTTAAGATTGTAATTCTGGATGAAGCAGATTCTATGACCTCGGCTGCTCAGGCAGCTTTAAGACGTACCATGGAAAAAGAGTCTAAGACAACCAGATTCTGCCTCATCTGTAACTATGTCAGTCGGTATGTATACATCCTGAATGCAGGTGCTAAGCAGCCTTTTTAAAATGACATGTAGTAATGTATGTATTTGTGGTGCACCAGATAACGTCTAGACGCACACACGTGTGTAATCATTGGATCAGTCACTGACTCATCTTTCACCTTGGATTTGTAGTGAGAACATCCAAAGGCTCACCCTGTGCTACTCTGAAATATATGGTTTTCAATCTTTTCCAGAATAATTGAACCCCTCACTTCTAGATGTTCCAAGTTCCGCTTCAAGCCTCTGTCAGATGAAATTCAGCAGAAGCGATTACTGGATATTGCTGAGAAGGAAAATGTCAAAATTAGCCATGAGGTAAGTAGTACTAATTATGATAGTTATAATTGGTTTTCTAATACtaatttcttttatgaatgtacATCGTAAGAGTTACTGAAAATTAATGATCATTGCTGTAACTCTTGATGTTATTCAGACATATTTGAGCTAAGTGAGCAAACTGAAACGCAATCCCACACATTAGTACCCTAATAAAAGTGTAGACTATATAATGATGCCCTTATCCTTTGGCAGAACTTAGAGAAAGGAATGGGCCACTCTAAAATATTGACTTTTTTACACAGATGCTATCTCCACAAACCCAGCTACAAGACTGAAAACTTTCCCCCAAATGGGGGTGCGGGTGCGGAGCTTTTCCTTAGCCTTGTTAGTGTAGTAAGTCAGAGGTATACTACTTATAcactatgggttctggggactagTTATGAGGTTCCTGCGTTTACTGGGTAAGACATCTCGTCAGCCCAATTTTCTTGAAACTCCTTTTCAGGGAATAGCTTATCTTGTTAAAGTATCAGAAGGAGATCTACGGAAAGCCATCACATTTCTTCAAAGTGCTACTCGACTAACAGGTGGGAAGGAAGTCATGGAAGATGTAATCACAGACATTGCTGGGGTGAGCCTAGTTTATCTTGCCATCCCTTCTGGCTGTTAACAGTCCTCTTCAAGCTAGCCTTGTCCTGACTCTTAATGTCTATTCAGGTAATACCAGCTACAACCATTGATGGAATATTCACTGCATGTCAGAGTGGCTCTTTTGACAAACTAGAAGCTGTGGTAAAGGTAATGTTAATTTACTTAGTTGTAAAGAACACTACTTTAAAACCATTTCTGAGGCCAgacagcagtggtgcacgcctttaatcccagcactcgggaggcagaggcaggcggatcctaggagttcaaggccagcctgggctacagaatcagttccaggaaaggcgcaaaactatacagagaaactgtctcaaaaattttcaaaagaaaaacccaCATTTCTGTTGTAGAAAATTTACTTACTTTTGGAAAGACCACTAAAACCACTTCTGTTGTAGGAGCTAATAGATGAAGGACATGCAGCTATTCAGCTTGTTAATCAACTTCATGATGTGGTTGTAGAAAATGACAATCTTTCTGATAAACAGAAGTCCATTATTACAGAAAAACTTGCTGTAAGTACTGCACATAGACATTTGTAGGCCATACATGCCTTGAGTGCCCGACTTAACTTTCCCATTTCCCTTTACAGGAAGTGGATAAATGTTTAGCGGATGGTGCAGATGAGCACCTGCAGTTGATGAGCCTTTGTGCAACTGTGATGCAGCAACTGACTCAGAATTGTTGAGGACAGTAACTTGTATATTTCGACTTTTGTAtaacaaataaatgacaaaaaacCTATAAAGTGAATATACAATTTATTTAACATTCAAACTTCATTAAGACATGTGCAATATGGCAATTTTACTGGGGGTTTAACCCTACCTAGGATATGATTGCTTGCTGAGGCTTAGCAACAGGGTCCAGTTCACACTTAGCACTAATTAAATACTTTATTGAATAAATACAATACCAACAAAATGCATTCAAATTCttctaaaaaagaaagatcaCTTTTAAAGGCCTTTCTAATCAGGCTAATGacaaacacaataaaggcaaatATGCTAGTTTTACATAATTGGCTGATTTTATACAGCACTTATATCTTTTAGTCCACAAGTATATTATTAAATGATAGAGAACATCTAATACAACCATTTCTACATAACTAGTAAAtgaatttctaagaaaaaaagattttacagACCCCATCTTTATACCCACCCCAACAGTCTAACTCTAAAGAGGATAAAGCCAATGCCTTTCCTCACAAGAGCTCAGGACTAAAGTCGCTTTGCTATCAGAATCTGTATTTGTGATCCGTTATGAGCATTGAGACAAGATTCAAATATTCTCAAAGAAGCACAATGCACGTTGTGATCGCCTAGTCAGCAACAGCGAGCACTGCATTCAAACTATCTCATCCCAGGAATTAAATAAGGTCAGCCACATTCATGGGCATTTCCTCCACTGTAGTATTGTAGAAAGTCTCAATGTCACGAAGAATCCTCTTGTCTTCTTCAGTAACAAAGTTTATAGCCACACCTTTCCTCCCAAATCGACCCCCTCTGCCAATTCTgtgtaagaaaaagaaaccagCAGTCAGAAAGTTGCTTTAGTATTATTTAGAACTACTGAATATGACGATCCACTTGTTAACCATCAGCTGCTGTTTACTTATGGTTATAGTTCGTGCTTCTAAGTGGAGCACTAGCTGCTAAAACCAATATCCAGGTGGGGGAAACCATCTTCCTTTGCAGTTAGTGCCAAAAGAATTCAAGGCTTGTCTGGCTGCAAAATGAGATAGGCGCCTTGAGCATTATAATAAAGCAGATGACAGTATTGTGTTTGGGGTGAAATTAAAGCCCATACCAAAGTGGGCCAGCCAGGAGCAGTTGTCAGCCTGGGACAGATGTGAACACCAGGGATAAAAGAAAACAGTTATAAAATCCATTTCGACGCacttctggaactgtaaactgTAAATACAAATGCTGCAAGGTTAACTATTTTTCTAAAACTTACTTTTTTTCCAGTGGGAAAACAAGTATTTGGTATGGTAGCCCAAACTTATCACTGCTTTTTGCTCAGCTTTTTTACACGTTATACTCAAAAATTATTCAAACGTGTTAACCTCCAAAAACACCTCTACCTACCAAGTACCAGACAATACAAACCACCTAATGCTCCCTATCAGAAATGCTAACATAACAAAATGCCTTGGGCTGGAACAacttaaaatatcaaataatcatgacaaaagaaaatcaaatataaATACCGACTCGCTCTTTATTCAAACAGTGTGCTGTTTCGCTTATGATTCCACGTCCTAAATTACGTCAACGCCGTTTCTGAGCGCCATCTCGTCATCAACTGCCGCTATCGActcctgtattttttaaaaagtctttttttaCATCATATAACAAAGTACAATTCAATTTATTTAGGGATAAAAGCCACTATAACTAAACCAGGGAATCACTCAAAATGCTACCAGCGACACCAAGAAAATCCCAACTATATAGAATCAATCACCAAGAAAAAAGCACATGAACACAAGGAAAATCACTACAAAATAAGGCTCAAACATAAGCTAAgaccaaaaaaaatctaaagcaacctaatctgcatgtatgtacacaacCTTGGCCACATTACAAGTTTTCCCACTTTGTTCTTCTGACCAATCTTCCCAAATCCGATTTTAATTAGACCTTGGTATAAATTACTATGCCTTTTTACTTTAATCTATTCCCTGAATTGCCATTACCTTGTATACACACAACACTGTAGGAAAATGTTTGAATTTACTTCTCAAATACAAGTATTTAGAGATGCTTTCCTCTCACCTGTGAATATAGTTTTCACGATTGGTAGGTAGATCATAGTTTATAACCAAGGACACTTGTTGCACATCAATCCCACGAGCCTGAAATAAAAACAAGGCTTTTCAATGTCCTGCTTTTCAATATCCCAATTAAAACTAGACATCCCAAAAAAATCAGTGTAGGCCACAAGATAGTAATGAACCATACGAAGTGGTATAGCTCACTGTGGAGTGTGGTCTTACTCATTCTGCCAAATAGCCCAAGTTGGTtaaggttattttaaaaaaaccttcCCACAAATCTAGCTTTtggtaatcttaaaaaaaaaaaaaaaagttagacttACCAACAAGTCAGTAGTGATCAGAACACGGCTTGACCCTGATCGGAATTCCCTCATGATGACATCTCTTTCCTTCTGGTCCATGTCACCATGCTGCAAATTTAACAACACTTTAAGAATATCTAGTAAGGTAGAGTTAAGTTCTACTATGTATGAGACCAAGCGTCCCTGGCTGCTACAGGTGTAGAGCAGACAGGTATAGTAAAGAAACAATATTGATTTGAGCAGGGGGAACGACAACACAGCACTTAACAGCCATATTGTAGTTAAATCCTGCTTAGTGGATATAATTGAATTTGATGCAAATTAAACCCAACTCTTACCAGAGCAGAAACTGTGAAGTCCCTGGCATGCATTTTCTCTGTGAGCCAATCCACCTTGCGTCTTGTATTGAGAAAAATAACTGCTTGTGTGATAGTCAGTGTCTCATACAAGTCACAAAGAGTGTCCAACTTCCACTCCTAATGTAAAGAAAGATAGGTCAAAttttccatctttaaaaaaaaaaaaaaaaaaaaaaaaaaaaaaaaaaacctgttctgtgtaaatcagtgattctcaagctcctaatgctgcaacacttTAATACCGCTCATGTTGTGGttacccccaaccataaaattatagtTGCTAACTTTCTAACCAATTTtgctcttatgaatcataatgtaaatatctgataagtaGGATTATCTGACAGAACCTCAAAAGGGGTGTTGCAACCCACCCATATTGAAAACTGCTAGTCTAAAGAAATATTGCACCAAATcttaagacaaaggacactggaCATTAAGAAAGAGGTCCACCCCTGTCTTTGGGATCCAGTGCAGTTACTTTTCTTCTTGTGTGTACTCTGCTAGCATTATTACAAAAACCAAGATACAATCCTAGTTTCTGCAATTTTAGCACAGTGCTTATACAAGAAGGTAGGAAGAAAAATCTTTTATAT
Coding sequences:
- the Rfc4 gene encoding replication factor C subunit 4 isoform X1, whose amino-acid sequence is MQAFLKGTSGSTKPQFTKDRAVSASAGSSGETKKTKPVPWVEKYRPKCVDEVAFQEEVVAVLKKSLEGADLPNLLFYGPPGTGKTSTILAAARELFGPELFRLRVLELNASDERGIQVVREKVKNFAQLTVSGSRSDGKPCPPFKIVILDEADSMTSAAQAALRRTMEKESKTTRFCLICNYVSRIIEPLTSRCSKFRFKPLSDEIQQKRLLDIAEKENVKISHEGIAYLVKVSEGDLRKAITFLQSATRLTGGKEVMEDVITDIAGVIPATTIDGIFTACQSGSFDKLEAVVKELIDEGHAAIQLVNQLHDVVVENDNLSDKQKSIITEKLAEVDKCLADGADEHLQLMSLCATVMQQLTQNC
- the Rfc4 gene encoding replication factor C subunit 4 isoform X2 yields the protein MQAFLKGTSGSTKPQFTKDRAVSASAGSSGETKKTKPVPWVEKYRPKCVDEVAFQEEVVAVLKKSLEGADLPNLLFYGPPGTGKTSTILAAARELFGPELFRLRVLELNASDERGIQVVREKVKNFAQLTVSGSRSDGKPCPPFKIVILDEADSMTSAAQAALRRTMEKESKTTRFCLICNYVSRIIEPLTSRCSKFRFKPLSDEIQQKRLLDIAEKENVKISHEGIAYLVKVSEGDLRKAITFLQSATRLTGGKEVMEDVITDIAGVIPATTIDGIFTACQSGSFDKLEAVVKEVDKCLADGADEHLQLMSLCATVMQQLTQNC